One window from the genome of Bacteroidota bacterium encodes:
- the galE gene encoding UDP-glucose 4-epimerase GalE, whose protein sequence is MSKPKILVTGGVGFIGSHTVVELYNAGYQPVIIDNLNNSEAFILDRIEQITGQRPVFFEGDVCERADLQALLAQHTDIAGVIHFAAYKAVGESVQHPLKYYHNNVSGLVILLQELQAKGINNLVFSSSCTVYGQPEINPVTETSPVQKAESPYGNTKQICEEILIDTVKVSDTKAIALRYFNPIGAHDSALIGELPLGVPNNLVPFITQTAIGKREKLTIFGSDYNTVDGTCVRDYLHVVDLAIAHVRAIERLLNNESAEKLEIFNLGTGKGSSVKEVVDTFVAETGVNFNFVYGPRRDGDVEQVYADTTKANNVLGWKTQRDLKNMLITAWAWEKSLAKK, encoded by the coding sequence ATGAGCAAGCCAAAAATATTAGTTACTGGTGGTGTTGGATTTATAGGTTCGCACACCGTGGTTGAGTTGTACAATGCAGGTTATCAGCCTGTAATTATTGACAACCTAAATAACTCAGAAGCATTTATATTAGACCGTATAGAGCAGATAACAGGCCAAAGGCCGGTGTTTTTTGAAGGAGATGTGTGTGAGCGTGCCGATTTGCAAGCATTGCTGGCACAGCATACCGATATAGCCGGTGTGATACACTTTGCGGCTTATAAAGCCGTAGGCGAGTCGGTGCAGCATCCGTTAAAATATTACCACAATAACGTAAGCGGGTTGGTGATTTTGTTGCAAGAACTGCAAGCCAAAGGCATCAATAACCTTGTGTTTTCATCGTCATGTACCGTTTACGGGCAGCCCGAGATAAATCCTGTTACAGAAACCTCACCCGTACAGAAGGCAGAGTCTCCCTACGGTAATACCAAACAAATTTGTGAGGAAATCCTTATCGATACCGTTAAAGTGAGTGATACCAAAGCCATTGCTTTGCGTTATTTTAACCCCATTGGCGCACATGATAGCGCATTGATTGGTGAGTTACCCTTAGGTGTACCCAATAACCTTGTTCCTTTTATAACACAAACAGCTATTGGCAAACGTGAGAAGCTAACCATATTCGGCAGCGACTATAACACTGTTGACGGTACTTGTGTGCGCGATTATTTGCATGTAGTGGATTTGGCCATCGCTCACGTGCGAGCCATTGAACGACTGCTGAACAATGAAAGTGCAGAGAAGCTGGAGATATTTAACTTAGGTACAGGCAAGGGTAGCAGCGTAAAAGAAGTGGTTGATACCTTTGTAGCTGAAACAGGGGTGAACTTTAACTTTGTATATGGCCCCCGCCGTGATGGCGATGTGGAGCAAGTATATGCCGATACCACTAAGGCCAACAACGTTTTGGGCTGGAAAACCCAACGCGATCTTAAAAATATGCTGATTACTGCTTGGGCGTGGGAAAAATCGTTGGCTAAAAAATAA
- a CDS encoding glycosyltransferase family 9 protein, whose product MSAKVFFSNLWKAVYKNPRNRLKEERFLKKRRAFVDSIKQLPTEFDREIVVIRTDDIGDYILFRNSLELLRKAKPGYKITLIGHALWQPIAEGWDSDFADEFIWLQKGRFLKEEDYAQQFLREISAKRPELVIAPSYSRSTFIDGVIARLLPAKEKYCWQRNDREVRQWLRNYCDADFTHTKPIPDGLHEFGLNTRFMEWVTGQAAELVKPIIDAKKLPSITGLSQQYVVLFAGAAAKRKRWGTEKFAQVADYIAAKYGLQCVVCGSKGDGALADEIISNAKNKSSIVNYTGQTDLLQLATVLNGSQLIITNDTSAAHYAAALGKSTIALLNGNSYGRFFPYPAALHPNVKAIYPPAVTNPPYDWVGMGDIQSISITTVIKEVDLFLEG is encoded by the coding sequence ATGAGTGCAAAAGTATTTTTTTCAAATCTGTGGAAGGCAGTTTACAAGAATCCGCGAAACCGACTGAAAGAAGAACGGTTTTTAAAAAAGCGGCGGGCATTTGTAGATAGCATTAAACAACTGCCTACGGAGTTTGACAGGGAGATTGTTGTTATCCGAACGGACGATATCGGCGATTATATTTTGTTTAGAAACTCGCTGGAGTTGTTGCGAAAAGCAAAACCCGGTTATAAAATCACCTTAATAGGCCATGCACTTTGGCAGCCGATTGCAGAGGGCTGGGACAGTGATTTTGCAGACGAGTTTATTTGGCTGCAAAAGGGTAGGTTTTTGAAAGAAGAAGACTATGCCCAACAGTTTTTGCGAGAAATAAGTGCTAAAAGACCTGAGTTAGTGATAGCTCCTTCGTACTCACGCAGTACATTTATTGACGGGGTGATTGCCCGTTTACTGCCTGCTAAAGAAAAATATTGCTGGCAACGCAACGATAGAGAAGTACGCCAATGGCTGCGTAACTATTGCGATGCTGATTTTACCCATACTAAACCCATCCCCGACGGATTACACGAGTTTGGTTTGAACACTCGTTTTATGGAGTGGGTAACAGGGCAGGCTGCTGAACTTGTGAAACCGATTATCGACGCAAAAAAACTCCCCTCAATTACAGGGTTGTCGCAACAGTATGTAGTATTGTTTGCGGGGGCTGCTGCAAAACGCAAACGGTGGGGTACTGAAAAATTTGCGCAAGTAGCCGATTATATCGCTGCTAAATACGGTTTGCAGTGTGTGGTTTGCGGCTCAAAAGGAGATGGTGCATTGGCCGATGAAATTATCAGCAATGCCAAAAACAAATCATCAATAGTAAACTACACCGGCCAAACGGATTTGCTGCAATTAGCCACTGTGCTCAATGGCAGTCAATTAATAATTACCAACGATACCAGTGCTGCTCATTACGCCGCTGCGCTAGGAAAAAGTACCATTGCCTTATTAAACGGTAACAGTTACGGCAGGTTTTTTCCGTACCCTGCCGCACTTCACCCAAATGTAAAAGCCATTTACCCGCCTGCGGTTACCAATCCGCCCTACGATTGGGTAGGCATGGGCGATATACAATCCATCAGTATCACGACTGTAATTAAAGAAGTGGATTTGTTTTTGGAGGGGTAG
- a CDS encoding SDR family oxidoreductase, which produces MRKRILITGGAGFLGSHLCDRFIKEDYDVIAMDNLITGDVRNIEHLFKLPNFEFYHHDVSKFIHVPGKLDYILHFASPASPIDYLKIPIQTLKVGSLGVHNCLGLAKEKGARMLIASTSEVYGDPLVHPQNEDYWGNVNPVGPRGVYDEAKRFQEAMTMAYHTYHGVETRIVRIFNTYGPRMRLNDGRALPAFIGQALRGEDITVFGDGSQTRSFCYVDDLVEGIYRLLMSDYAYPVNIGNPIEITIKEFAEEIIKLTGTSQKIVYKPLPTDDPKQRRPDITRAKEILGWEPKVSRAEGLKITYDYFKSLPEADLFKDPHGREFASNK; this is translated from the coding sequence ATGCGTAAACGTATATTAATAACCGGCGGTGCCGGTTTTTTGGGTTCGCATTTGTGCGACCGCTTTATAAAAGAAGACTATGATGTGATTGCAATGGACAATCTTATCACAGGTGATGTGCGCAATATTGAGCATTTGTTTAAACTGCCCAATTTTGAGTTCTATCACCACGATGTGTCTAAGTTTATCCATGTGCCCGGCAAGTTGGATTACATTCTGCACTTTGCCTCTCCTGCAAGCCCTATTGACTATTTGAAAATACCCATTCAAACCCTTAAAGTGGGTTCATTGGGTGTGCACAATTGCTTGGGCTTGGCAAAAGAAAAAGGTGCACGTATGCTTATTGCGTCAACATCTGAAGTATATGGCGACCCGTTAGTGCATCCTCAAAACGAGGACTACTGGGGCAACGTAAACCCTGTAGGCCCACGCGGTGTGTACGACGAGGCTAAGCGTTTCCAAGAAGCTATGACAATGGCTTACCACACTTATCACGGTGTTGAAACCCGTATCGTACGTATATTTAATACCTACGGCCCTCGTATGCGTCTGAATGATGGTAGAGCATTGCCCGCATTTATCGGACAAGCGTTGAGGGGTGAAGACATTACTGTTTTTGGTGATGGTAGCCAAACCCGCAGTTTTTGCTACGTGGATGATTTGGTAGAAGGTATTTACCGTTTGCTGATGAGCGATTATGCTTACCCTGTAAACATTGGTAACCCTATCGAAATCACCATTAAAGAGTTTGCCGAAGAGATTATAAAACTTACCGGTACATCGCAAAAGATAGTGTATAAACCATTACCTACTGACGACCCTAAGCAACGCCGCCCTGATATTACCCGCGCTAAAGAAATACTTGGCTGGGAACCTAAAGTGAGCCGCGCTGAAGGATTAAAAATAACATACGATTACTTTAAATCACTCCCCGAAGCGGACTTGTTTAAAGACCCGCACGGAAGGGAGTTTGCTTCGAATAAATGA
- a CDS encoding 3-deoxy-D-manno-octulosonic acid transferase codes for MPVLYDLGIAAYTAGARLMALWNDKARKWVAGRKNIFEQIQHTLPAKTKKRLWLHVASLGEFEQGLPVIEKFDRNEWEIIATFFSPSGYEYRHRHPAIDFAFYLPPDTAGNASRFLDGVKPDMVLFVKYDFWFHYLTQTKQRNIPLYLVSALFRQNQPFFKKYNGLHLQMLHSFNHVFTQDEGSVVLLQNIGYKTVTYTGDTRCDRVLHNAQNAKKFPLIAAFKADKKLLVAGSSWPEEEALLAEVHPQLNNVLKLVIAPHKIDEGHLAEIEKKFSKVIRYSKLTEANATEYDVVLIDNIGMLSSLYQYGDMALIGGAFRKGLHNILEAAVFSIPVLYGPPVNKYPEGKRLVNAGGGLIINNAAELKNILSEFLTHEEKRLKTGENAAAFIQHNAGAAQKIFDLIKP; via the coding sequence ATGCCTGTATTGTATGATTTGGGAATTGCAGCCTACACAGCAGGTGCCCGTTTAATGGCCTTGTGGAATGATAAAGCCCGCAAATGGGTGGCAGGCCGGAAAAATATTTTTGAACAGATACAGCATACCCTTCCTGCAAAAACAAAAAAACGGCTGTGGCTGCACGTGGCCTCGTTGGGCGAGTTTGAGCAAGGCTTGCCCGTAATTGAAAAATTTGACCGAAACGAGTGGGAAATTATCGCCACTTTCTTTTCACCGTCGGGATATGAATACCGCCACAGACACCCCGCCATTGATTTTGCTTTTTACCTTCCGCCCGATACTGCCGGAAATGCTTCCCGCTTTTTGGATGGGGTTAAGCCCGATATGGTGTTGTTTGTGAAGTACGATTTTTGGTTTCACTACCTCACACAAACTAAGCAACGAAACATTCCCTTATACCTTGTTTCAGCATTGTTTAGGCAAAACCAACCTTTCTTTAAAAAATATAACGGCTTGCATTTGCAAATGCTGCACAGCTTTAATCATGTATTTACGCAAGACGAAGGCTCTGTGGTTTTATTACAAAACATCGGTTACAAAACAGTTACCTATACAGGCGATACCCGTTGCGACCGTGTGTTGCACAATGCTCAAAACGCTAAAAAATTCCCCTTAATTGCTGCTTTTAAAGCCGATAAAAAACTATTGGTAGCCGGCAGCAGTTGGCCGGAAGAAGAAGCTTTGCTGGCGGAAGTTCATCCGCAGCTAAACAACGTATTAAAACTGGTAATTGCTCCCCATAAGATTGACGAAGGGCATTTGGCTGAAATTGAAAAGAAATTCAGTAAGGTTATCCGTTACTCAAAGCTAACCGAGGCAAATGCTACGGAATACGATGTTGTGCTGATTGATAACATCGGGATGCTTTCGTCGCTGTATCAATACGGCGATATGGCGCTTATCGGTGGTGCATTCCGCAAGGGGCTGCACAATATTTTAGAGGCCGCTGTGTTTTCAATTCCCGTTTTGTATGGCCCGCCTGTTAACAAGTACCCCGAAGGAAAGCGTTTGGTAAATGCGGGCGGCGGCTTAATCATCAACAATGCTGCTGAATTAAAGAACATCCTATCTGAGTTTCTTACTCACGAGGAGAAGCGTTTGAAAACAGGTGAAAATGCCGCGGCCTTCATCCAACACAATGCAGGCGCAGCGCAAAAGATTTTTGATCTTATAAAACCCTGA
- a CDS encoding YegS/Rv2252/BmrU family lipid kinase codes for MAKQKIYFLVNPISGGKKKDNFKAQVAANIDTAKYEFAIEEWGDHDSVEQLVGNALANGFDIIVGAGGDGTINQVARQLAGTDTLMGIVPMGSGNGFARHHNIPMQTEKALQRLNAPSLKKVDTLLINNQRYVNVAGIGFDAHIGYLFATAPQRGFKTYTKIVVRELGSFKPQQYSLVIDGKEYTEDAFLISVANASQWGNNATIAPAASTRDGLMDVVVMKPFKFYDVPRLALQMFTKSIDKNKNILSFKAEDVIIRRNDKGAVHFDGEPAEMGTEINFKIDPASLNLLV; via the coding sequence ATGGCAAAACAGAAAATATATTTTTTAGTGAACCCGATTTCGGGCGGAAAGAAGAAGGATAATTTTAAGGCACAGGTAGCTGCTAACATAGATACGGCGAAGTACGAGTTTGCCATTGAAGAATGGGGCGACCACGACAGTGTGGAACAACTGGTGGGCAATGCACTTGCCAATGGTTTTGACATAATTGTGGGTGCGGGCGGCGATGGAACTATTAACCAAGTAGCCCGCCAGTTAGCAGGCACTGATACATTAATGGGCATTGTGCCGATGGGTTCGGGTAACGGGTTTGCCCGCCATCACAACATACCCATGCAAACCGAAAAGGCGTTGCAACGTCTTAATGCTCCTAGCCTTAAAAAAGTAGATACTTTACTGATAAACAACCAACGCTACGTAAATGTGGCGGGCATTGGCTTTGATGCGCACATAGGGTATTTGTTTGCCACTGCCCCCCAACGAGGGTTTAAAACCTATACCAAGATTGTGGTGCGTGAGTTGGGCAGTTTTAAGCCCCAACAATACAGTTTGGTGATTGACGGTAAAGAATATACCGAAGACGCCTTTTTAATATCAGTAGCTAATGCTTCTCAATGGGGCAACAATGCTACCATAGCTCCCGCAGCCAGTACCCGTGACGGGTTGATGGACGTGGTGGTGATGAAACCGTTTAAGTTTTACGATGTACCCCGCCTTGCTCTGCAAATGTTTACCAAAAGCATTGACAAGAATAAAAACATCTTATCGTTTAAGGCAGAAGACGTTATCATACGGCGCAACGATAAAGGAGCCGTCCACTTTGACGGGGAACCTGCCGAAATGGGTACGGAAATAAATTTTAAAATCGATCCTGCTTCGCTTAATTTGCTGGTGTAA
- a CDS encoding TonB family protein yields the protein MRKNIIFILACIALQCCSFAGLYAKRVYLNMVWESCKKREAVFYYEKPDNVASREIPISIYYKYEDKLYCKGSFSSVEVSKESCNGKFTYYFTSGNVMCEGEYQNGDKTGYWKIYYKEGGVEREGLYKDGTKIGLWLNYAQGKTIADTTLHYGPDYTGEVIQKNKNGSISEKAWYVNGTYHGKYENYNSTGGLLYTGNYDDGLKINEWVFYHSENIVAAKVYYGKNETIDSVFFFNEDGSISTEQIDTATICKHPEMSADIRQSIIAKNLNYPAFAIENAIQGQVLVQFTVRSEGSIDNVKCINDIKLDFGLEEECIRVVKTNFKFKPHKICNVKTAIRYKMPIKFRLR from the coding sequence ATGAGAAAAAATATAATATTTATTCTTGCCTGTATAGCCCTGCAATGTTGTTCATTCGCAGGGCTATATGCTAAAAGGGTGTACCTGAATATGGTTTGGGAATCTTGCAAAAAGCGTGAGGCTGTTTTTTATTATGAAAAACCCGATAATGTTGCAAGCAGAGAGATTCCTATTTCGATATATTATAAGTATGAAGATAAATTGTACTGTAAAGGAAGTTTTAGCAGTGTTGAAGTAAGTAAAGAAAGCTGTAACGGTAAGTTTACCTACTATTTTACATCGGGTAATGTGATGTGTGAAGGAGAGTATCAAAACGGTGATAAAACCGGTTATTGGAAAATCTATTATAAAGAAGGGGGAGTTGAGCGGGAAGGTTTATATAAAGACGGAACTAAAATAGGTTTATGGCTGAACTATGCGCAAGGCAAAACCATCGCTGATACAACATTGCATTATGGCCCTGACTACACGGGTGAAGTAATCCAAAAAAATAAGAATGGAAGCATAAGCGAAAAAGCTTGGTATGTTAATGGTACATATCACGGCAAGTATGAAAATTATAATTCTACGGGTGGTTTATTATACACCGGTAATTACGACGATGGTTTAAAGATAAATGAATGGGTGTTTTATCATTCTGAAAATATAGTAGCAGCAAAAGTATATTATGGTAAGAATGAGACTATAGATTCGGTATTTTTTTTCAATGAAGATGGTAGTATAAGCACTGAACAAATAGATACCGCAACTATTTGTAAACATCCCGAAATGTCTGCCGATATACGCCAGTCTATAATTGCTAAAAATCTTAATTATCCGGCATTTGCTATTGAAAATGCTATTCAAGGCCAAGTTCTAGTTCAGTTTACCGTTAGATCGGAAGGTAGCATTGATAATGTAAAATGTATTAATGATATTAAATTAGATTTTGGGCTTGAGGAAGAATGTATTAGGGTTGTTAAGACAAATTTTAAGTTCAAACCTCATAAAATATGTAATGTTAAAACCGCAATAAGGTATAAAATGCCTATAAAATTTAGATTACGTTAA
- a CDS encoding UDP-glucose/GDP-mannose dehydrogenase family protein — protein sequence MKIVVVGTGYVGLVTGTCFAEVGIDVTCVDIDQRKIENLKKGIMPIYEPGLEEMVLRNVEKERLHFSTSLAESIVGADVAFIAVGTPPGEDGSADLKYVLAVADEIGRNMTDYLVVVTKSTVPVGTAEKVRAKVSEALNARGSKLTYDVASNPEFLKEGAAIDDFLKPDRIVIGVESEKAEEIMRRLYKPFLLNGHPIIFMDVPSAEMTKYAANSMLATKISFMNDIANLCEIVGADVNMVRKGIGSDARIGNKFIYPGVGYGGSCFPKDVKALIKTAVEKGYNMRILEAVEEVNEDQKMVMVTKIMKHFNGDIKGKTFGMWGLSFKPKTDDMREAPSLVIIEKLLEGGAKVKAYDPVAMKEAKHMLGDTIEYVDEQDDALQGADALLLITEWPEFRVPNFENLAKIMNDKVVFDGRNIYDGKELNDMGFAYYGVGINGKNQIAKANA from the coding sequence ATGAAAATAGTAGTAGTTGGAACCGGCTATGTGGGCCTTGTAACCGGAACATGTTTTGCCGAAGTAGGTATTGATGTTACTTGTGTTGACATTGACCAACGTAAGATTGAAAATCTTAAAAAGGGCATAATGCCTATTTATGAACCTGGGCTTGAAGAAATGGTACTTCGTAACGTTGAAAAAGAGCGGTTGCACTTTTCAACCAGCCTTGCTGAAAGTATTGTTGGTGCCGATGTTGCTTTTATAGCAGTAGGAACCCCTCCGGGTGAAGACGGAAGTGCTGATTTGAAATACGTATTGGCTGTAGCGGATGAGATTGGTCGTAACATGACTGATTATTTAGTGGTTGTTACTAAAAGTACTGTACCCGTGGGTACTGCTGAAAAAGTACGTGCTAAAGTATCAGAAGCATTAAATGCCCGCGGCTCAAAACTAACTTACGATGTGGCCTCTAACCCTGAGTTTTTGAAAGAGGGTGCTGCAATCGATGATTTCTTGAAACCCGATCGTATTGTTATCGGTGTTGAATCAGAAAAAGCAGAAGAAATTATGCGTCGTTTGTACAAGCCTTTCTTGTTAAACGGTCACCCCATTATTTTCATGGATGTGCCTTCAGCTGAAATGACCAAGTATGCTGCAAACAGTATGCTGGCTACCAAAATCAGCTTTATGAACGATATAGCTAACCTATGCGAAATTGTGGGTGCTGATGTAAACATGGTGCGTAAGGGTATAGGCAGCGATGCGCGTATCGGTAATAAATTTATCTATCCCGGTGTTGGTTATGGCGGTTCATGCTTCCCAAAAGATGTGAAAGCCCTTATTAAAACTGCGGTTGAAAAAGGCTATAACATGCGCATACTTGAGGCAGTTGAAGAGGTAAACGAAGACCAGAAAATGGTGATGGTTACCAAAATAATGAAACACTTCAACGGCGATATTAAAGGCAAAACCTTTGGTATGTGGGGACTATCGTTTAAACCAAAAACTGATGATATGCGCGAAGCTCCATCATTGGTGATTATAGAAAAATTGCTTGAAGGCGGTGCAAAAGTAAAAGCATACGACCCCGTGGCAATGAAAGAAGCCAAACACATGCTGGGTGATACTATTGAGTATGTGGATGAGCAAGACGATGCACTACAAGGTGCTGATGCTTTATTGCTGATTACCGAATGGCCTGAATTCCGTGTGCCTAACTTTGAAAATCTTGCTAAAATAATGAATGACAAAGTGGTGTTTGACGGACGTAATATTTACGATGGCAAAGAACTTAACGATATGGGCTTTGCATATTACGGTGTAGGTATAAACGGTAAAAACCAAATTGCTAAAGCCAATGCGTAA
- a CDS encoding DegT/DnrJ/EryC1/StrS family aminotransferase → MKKIQMVDVYSQYEKIQNEVDAAIANVIKTSAFINGPEVKAFQQELEQYLGVKHVIPCANGTDALQIAMMALGLKPGDEVITASFTYVATAEVIGLLQLTPVLVDVDPATFEIDLKAIEAAITPKTKAIVPVHLFGQCANMEGVMEIAQKHNLYVIEDTAQAIGAEYTFTNGTVKKAGTIGTVGATSFYPSKNLGCMGDGGAIFTNDDALAAKMRMICNHGQSTLYYHDEIGVNSRLDSLQAAVLRIKLRSLDNYAAARNKVADFYDKAFANNPKLTVPARANDSTHVFHQYTLLLNNVDRDELRKFLSERGVPSMIYYPVPLHMQKAYTDPRYKEGMFPVTEQLCKTVFSLPMHSELDEQQLAFITSNVLDFVNNH, encoded by the coding sequence ATGAAAAAAATTCAGATGGTTGATGTTTACAGCCAGTATGAAAAAATACAAAATGAAGTGGATGCTGCTATCGCAAACGTTATAAAAACGTCGGCATTTATAAACGGTCCGGAAGTAAAAGCATTTCAACAAGAGTTAGAACAATACTTGGGCGTGAAGCACGTGATACCATGCGCTAATGGTACCGATGCGTTGCAAATAGCCATGATGGCATTGGGTTTGAAACCCGGCGACGAGGTGATAACTGCCAGCTTTACTTACGTAGCTACCGCCGAAGTGATTGGGTTGCTTCAACTTACCCCCGTGTTGGTGGATGTTGACCCTGCAACTTTTGAGATTGATTTAAAGGCTATTGAAGCTGCAATTACCCCAAAAACCAAAGCCATTGTGCCTGTGCATTTGTTTGGCCAGTGTGCAAACATGGAAGGGGTGATGGAGATTGCCCAAAAGCATAACTTATACGTAATTGAAGATACAGCCCAAGCTATTGGTGCTGAATATACCTTTACCAACGGAACTGTAAAGAAAGCAGGAACCATAGGTACAGTGGGAGCAACATCGTTTTACCCGTCTAAAAACTTAGGTTGTATGGGCGATGGTGGTGCTATATTCACCAATGATGATGCTTTGGCTGCAAAAATGCGCATGATTTGTAATCACGGTCAAAGCACCTTGTATTACCATGATGAGATAGGCGTAAACAGCCGTTTGGACAGCTTGCAAGCCGCAGTATTGCGCATTAAACTACGCAGTTTGGATAATTATGCTGCTGCCCGTAATAAGGTAGCCGATTTTTATGATAAAGCGTTTGCAAACAACCCAAAACTAACCGTACCAGCAAGGGCTAACGATTCAACTCACGTATTTCACCAATACACGTTGCTATTGAACAACGTTGACCGCGATGAGTTACGTAAGTTTTTGAGCGAGCGCGGTGTGCCCAGCATGATTTACTACCCTGTTCCGTTGCACATGCAAAAAGCGTATACCGACCCAAGGTATAAAGAAGGAATGTTCCCCGTGACCGAGCAATTGTGTAAAACCGTATTCTCGCTGCCTATGCATAGCGAATTGGATGAGCAACAACTTGCTTTTATCACCAGTAATGTATTAGATTTCGTTAACAATCACTAA
- a CDS encoding N-acetyltransferase: MDNNPVTYYSHPTAIIDDGCTIGAGTKIWHFSHIMQGCIIGEGCNLGQNVVVSPQVVLGNNVKVQNNVSIYTGVTCADDVFLGPSMVFTNVINPRSAVSRRENYAKTHVGKGASIGANATIVCGNNIGEYAFIGAGAVVTKEVPAYALVIGNPARQTGWMSEYGHKLMFDEQGIAVCEESKQKYQLKDGVVSRIL, encoded by the coding sequence ATGGATAACAATCCCGTTACATATTACTCACACCCCACCGCCATTATTGATGATGGTTGCACCATTGGTGCAGGTACTAAAATCTGGCACTTTTCGCACATTATGCAGGGTTGTATAATTGGTGAAGGTTGTAATTTGGGGCAAAACGTGGTGGTTTCACCACAAGTGGTGTTGGGTAATAATGTTAAGGTGCAAAACAACGTATCCATATACACTGGTGTAACCTGTGCCGATGATGTGTTCTTAGGCCCCAGCATGGTGTTTACCAACGTTATTAATCCCCGTAGCGCAGTAAGCCGTAGGGAAAACTATGCAAAAACCCATGTAGGCAAAGGGGCAAGTATAGGGGCTAATGCAACTATAGTTTGCGGAAACAACATTGGTGAGTATGCATTTATTGGTGCGGGTGCGGTAGTAACCAAAGAGGTTCCAGCGTATGCGTTAGTAATAGGCAATCCGGCAAGGCAAACAGGCTGGATGAGCGAATACGGCCACAAACTTATGTTTGATGAGCAAGGCATAGCCGTGTGTGAAGAAAGCAAACAAAAATATCAGTTGAAAGACGGCGTTGTGAGCCGTATATTGTAA
- the murB gene encoding UDP-N-acetylmuramate dehydrogenase: MEIQENISLKPFNTFGIEAFTRYFIRINSLQNLTEYCADPQLFALPRLILGGGSNVLFTQNWEGITLLNELKGIDIVAENEDEVVLKAASGENWHSLVMYCVERGFGGIENLSLIPGTVGAAPMQNIGAYGVEIKDVLQTVEYFSFDDLQTHTVTNSQCDFGYRESIFKRELKNKVFILSITIKLSKKPVFNTTYGAIQETLETMGVKTLNVKAISDAVIAIRQSKLPNPAILGNAGSFFKNPEIPTVQYLQLKEQFADMPGYKVNDTITKVPAGWLIEQTGWKGKVVGNTGNHKMQALVLVNYGNATGHEIYAHAQNVIASVKERFGIQLVPEVNMI; this comes from the coding sequence ATGGAGATACAAGAAAACATTTCGCTAAAGCCCTTCAATACCTTTGGTATCGAAGCGTTTACCCGATATTTTATCCGCATTAATTCCCTTCAAAACCTAACGGAATATTGCGCCGACCCACAACTTTTTGCCCTGCCCCGTTTGATATTAGGAGGGGGCAGTAATGTATTGTTCACCCAAAACTGGGAAGGTATTACGCTGCTGAACGAGTTGAAGGGAATAGACATAGTTGCAGAAAATGAGGACGAAGTGGTGCTGAAAGCCGCATCGGGAGAGAACTGGCACAGCTTGGTGATGTATTGTGTTGAAAGGGGGTTCGGGGGGATAGAAAACCTATCGCTGATACCCGGCACGGTGGGGGCTGCGCCCATGCAAAACATAGGTGCGTATGGGGTAGAGATTAAAGACGTACTGCAAACGGTTGAATACTTTAGTTTCGACGATTTGCAAACACATACCGTTACTAACAGCCAATGTGATTTTGGCTACCGCGAAAGCATTTTTAAACGTGAACTGAAAAACAAAGTTTTTATACTTTCCATCACCATTAAACTCAGCAAAAAACCTGTATTTAACACTACCTACGGGGCTATACAAGAAACGCTGGAAACAATGGGGGTTAAAACGCTTAACGTTAAGGCAATAAGCGATGCCGTAATTGCCATCCGGCAAAGCAAGTTGCCCAACCCTGCTATTTTAGGAAATGCGGGCAGCTTTTTTAAAAACCCTGAAATACCCACGGTGCAATACCTGCAACTGAAAGAACAATTTGCAGATATGCCCGGTTACAAGGTGAATGACACCATTACCAAAGTACCCGCAGGCTGGCTGATTGAACAAACAGGCTGGAAGGGAAAGGTAGTGGGCAACACGGGTAACCACAAAATGCAGGCGTTGGTGTTGGTGAATTACGGCAATGCAACGGGACATGAAATTTATGCCCACGCACAAAACGTAATCGCCTCGGTAAAGGAGCGTTTTGGGATACAGCTTGTGCCGGAAGTGAACATGATTTAA